Below is a window of Brachyspira pilosicoli DNA.
TGAAAAACTCTAAATCTTTATTTAAAAAGTTATTAGCATTATCAAAGTCATTATTTAAATAATATACATAAGATTTCAAATAACTATAATAATCTTTTTGTTTTTCAAACTTTTCAATATTTTTTATAGCAAAATCATATTCGCCTATATCTGCAGAAGTCATAACCAAAGATACTAATTCATTTTCTGCTATATTGCCTTTCTTTAATGAAGCATATTTATAAAGCATTTCTTTTGCAGCTTCTTTATTATTTTGCTCTTTAAACTTCAAAGCAGCTTGTAAATATAGTGTATATAGTTTTTCATTTTTGCTGTCATAATTAATAATATTTTCTATATGTTTAGGCAAAGCGTCTATATTGCCAAGCATTAAATAAAAACTAATAATATCCATCTCTGCTTTTATTTTTTCTTCTTTGCTTCCTATTTCATTTACAAGCTTATAGTATGTTTGAATTATATCTAAATCTATTTTGGCTCTGTCTATATCTGTTTCTATGATATTTAAAGCATTGCTGTATCCATTATTTTTAGCTTCTATAATAACAGATAATACTTGCGGAATATTAACACTATTATTTATTTGTGCAAATAATTCTTCATTATATTTATCTGCCATAAAACTTAAATAAGCACTTAAAACAGAGGCATTATTATTTTCTAAACTTTTACTATACGCTTCATCATAGTTTTCTAATGCCTGATAGCTTTTTATTACAGCAAATGCCGCTTCTTGCTTATCTCTATCTGATAGAGAATTATAATTAACTCTGTTTAGTCTATCTATAGCATTTTGAAATCTGCTTAAATAAAAATTGCACATTCCATAATAAAAATTATAATACTGCAAATAATTTTTACTTGCTGGTTTTGAAGTATTTACCTTATCAAAATAATAAACAGCATTTTGAAACTCTCTCTCATTAAAATTAATAAACCCTAATAATATTAAAGTGTCATTATAATTTCTGTCTATCTCATACGCATTTTCAAGATAATACTTTGCTTTTTTTAAATCTCCTACAAAAAATATGTTTCTCTCAGCCGCCTTAATTAATATATCTATATTTTGAGGATTGTTTAATACAAGAAAGTCATATATCTTTATACTCTCCTCAATTTCTCCTAAAGCCTCATGAGTTTCAGCAAGAGAAATATATATATCATCATCTTGTATATATTTTAAAACCTCTTTTAATATAACTTTAGCATTTTCTAAATTATTAATTGCCTCTTGATTGCGAACTCCGCTTGCTAATGCTTTTTCTTTATAGTATAGAGCAAAACTATATGCTGCCCTTGCTTCTTCTTCATTTCTAATATATCCATCTTCGCTGTAGCTATTTGTAGAAGAATAATCATTGCTTAAAGAAGTTTGTGCATTAAGAAGATTCAACCCAATTATAAATATTAGTAATATATATTTATACATATTTACCCCGCATAGGCTTATTAAATTTATTTATTAATTATTATATATTCGTCAATTATATAAAAAATCATAAGATAACTATTTTTGTAAAATGATTTATTTAACTTTTTTATTAATTATATCAAAAAAACATATAAAAGTAAATTAAGCATTACTAAATATAATTACTTTAAATAATAATATAGCTATGATATACTTAAACAAGTGAGAGAGTTTTATGAAAAATACTGATATATCTAAAAAAATAGAAAATATTATAAAATTACTTTCTAATGGGCTTTATGAGAGAGAAAATATTGTAGCATTAACTCTATTAAGTGCAATAGCAGGAAAACCAATATTTTTATATGGACCTCCAGGAACGGCAAAAAGCTTTATAGCAAAAAGAATATCTTATGCATTTAAAGATTCAAAATACTTTGGATATTTGATGCAAAGATTCAGCACTCCAGAAGACATATTCGGACCTATTAGTTTGGAAGAATTAAAAAACGATAGATATATAAGAAAAATTGAAGGTTATTTGCCAGATGCTGACTTTGCTTTTTTAGATGAAATTTGGAAAAGTAGTCCCGCTATACTAAACACACTTCTTACTATAATAAACGAAAGAATATTTAAAAATGGTGTAAATGAAATAAAAGTGCCATTAAAAGCATTAATCTCGGCAAGCAATGAAACTCCTCCGGAAGGTCAAGGTCTTGAAGCATTGTATGATAGATTTATAATGCGTTTAAATATAAAAAATATAAAAAACAAAGATAACTTTGAAAAGATACTTCAAAACACAGAACTATCTTCTTTTGTAGATATAGATGATAACTTAAAAATATCAACAGATGAATGGATGCAAATTAGAAAGAATGCTAATAATATTAAACTTTCAAAAACTGTTATTGATATTATTCATTATATAAAACTTTCTATAGATAAGTTTAATGAAGAGAATATTAATATATATGTATCAGACAGAAGATGGCAGCATATAGCATATTTATTGAAACTCTCGGCTTATTTAAGCGGTAAAGAAGAAGTTGATATTTATGATTGCTTTATTATTTATAATTGTTTATGGAGCGTAGAAGAGCATATTGAAGCTGTAAAAAAAATTACTGAAAACGCCATTAAACGATATTATAATTTTAATGATTTAATAGATGAATGGAAAAACAATTTTGAAAATATAAAAACAAATATTGACAATGAATGTTTTTACTTAGAGAAAGTTTATGATACAGAAAATATTGATGATAGGCATTATATAGCAAAAAGCTTTGATATTGTTATGGACGAATATAATAATAAAGCTGAAACTATTATTTACATACCAATAAAACAATTACAGAAAAACGGATATTTTTATCCATTAGACATTAGCAGAAATCAAACAAAAAAGTTTAGATGCAATTTTTTGGGAAGCGATAAATGCGTTGTTGAAATAAACTCTGCCGTAAAAACAAATGGTTTATTATCAAACAGACTTTCAAAAAATTATGAAGCATTGTTTGAGTTTGAGGCTGAATATCATATTAAAAGATTAAATCCTAAAAAAATAGAAAAAGAGAAAAAAGAGAAATATATTAATATTCTAAATGACTTATTATTAGAGATTGATAATATTATTTCCAAAATTAAAAACAATTTTGAAATATCAAGAAATATATTTATGTCTGATGAAGAGTTTAATTTTTTTAGAGATATATTTGATGATTATATAGATAACCTTGAAAGCGAAAAATTAAATGCTGAAAAGTTAAAAAGCGAAATAGAAAACCATGAAACAATCTATTAATAATAATTCTTATAAAGAAGAAATAAAAAAAACAGAGAAAATGGCAAGGGGAGTTTTTTACAGCTCATTTAATAAAGATGAAAGAATAGAAAAAGAATTAGAAACCAAAATTGAAAAATGGAAAAAAGATTTAAATGATTATATATCTAGCAATAATCCATATATAGAAAATAAAAGAGAATTAGAAATAGCAAAAAAAGAATTAGAGAAAAAAGATATTAGCAAAAAAGATATAATAAATAATTTGAATATGTTTAACTCACTTGATGTAGACACAAAATTTTGGCTTGATAAATTAGAAAACAATAATTTAAACGCCATAAAGAAAAATATAATATCAAATTGGAATGAAGTTTACAATAAAAAAAATAATGAATGGACTATAAACACTATTAAAGAAAAAAGATATAAGTTTATTAATGATATAGAATCTTGGATTAAATTATTAAAAAGATTAAGATATATGTCTAATATACTTAGAATAAAAACTGCTGTGTTATGGGATTTTAGAGTTGGTGAATTAAAAGAAGAGGATATTTCTTTATTAGAGAGATGGGTTAAGTTTATAGACAATATTGATAAAAATAATTATATAGACAAAATAGCAGACTCTATAGGAAAAAAAATAGATATAGAAAAAATAACCAAAAACATAGAATTAAAAAATAATTATTCATATACAAACAAAAAGATTGATTCTAAAGATGAGATATCGGGCATTTATTTTTCTAAAGACATAGAAAACATTATTCCAGAGGAGCTTTCACTTCTTTGCAATGAGGAAGCAGAAAAATTGTTTAAACTAAAATATATAGAAAACAGAATTATGTGCTTTGATAAAAGTTATTATGCATTTGATGAATTAGATAAAAACAAAACCGCATCAGGCTATAAAGACGGCAAAGGAGATATGATTATATGCATAGACACAAGCGGCTCTATGAAAGGAGTAAACGAATATATTGCTAAATCTATAATGTTTAAAATATTGATGAGGGCTGTAGCAGAAAATAGAAATGCTTATCTTATTAACTTCAGCACAGAAATATACACATATAAATTTAATAAAAATAGCGGCGTAGATGAACTTATAAAATTCTTAAAACTTAGCTACTACGGAGGCTCTGATATATACAAGGCTCTCTATGAAGCAAACAGGATAATGAAAAATTATAATAATAATGATGTGCTTGTGATATCAGATTTTATAATGGAAGACATGCCTCAATATTTGGTTGATATATGTTTAAAACAGAGAAAAGAGGGAAACAATTTTTTTGCTGTGTCTATAGGCAAGTTTCCTTTTGGTTATTCTTATAAAAAAGTTTTTAATAGGCATTGGATTTTTGATATAGGAAACGGTATAAAAGAGATTTATTAATTTTTTAAATATTTCTAATTGCATGTATTGATATAATATTATAGTTGAGTTTATTTTTTGAGTTTGCATTCTGTATTAAAAAAGATTTAATAATTAAATATTTTTATAATAAATGCTGCAAAAAAGTCAATTTTTCTTTATATGCTTTAAAAAAATTGTATGCTCTTTTAATATATTTTTTAATTGCTTTTAATTATTATCATACATTCTTTCTATTTTTGTGATGCCTATAATATCAAAACATATACCAAGAATCTTTTTAACAGCTCTTATTAAAGTAAGTCTTTCCTGTCTTATGTCATCATTTTCTTCTAATACAATATTGTCATAATAAAACTTATGCAAAGCAGAAGCAACATCATAAGTATAATTTAATAAAGTATAAACCTCTAAAGACTTAGCAGATTCATAAATCTCATCAGGGAATCTTAATATCATCTTAGCAAGTTTCAAAGTGCTTTCATTAGATATTTTATTGATATCAAATTTTTTATTATAATCATACTTCATATTTTTCTCTTCTAACTTGAAGAAAATATTGCAAACTCTCGCATAAGCATATTGAACATAATAAACAGGGTTATCATTATCTTTCTTTTTTGCAAGCTCCAAGTCAAAATCTAATGAACTAGAATAGGAACGCATAAGAAGAAAATATCTTGTAGGGTCAACACCAATCTCATCAATAACCTCTTCAAGGCTAATCATGTCCCCAGTTCTCTTGCTCATTCTCACAAGCTCATTTCCTCTGTATAAGCGAACCAACTGCCCAAGTATAACTTTTAAATCAGCAGTATCATCGCTCACAGCTCTCACGGCAGCAGTAATCCTAGGCACATAACCATGATGGTCAGCACCCAATATATCTATTAAATATTTATATCCTCTGTCTATTTTGTTTTTGTGATATGTAATGTCTGGTGCAAAATAAGTGTATGAACCATTACTTTTTTTTACAACTCTGTCTTTATCATCTCCGTATTTAGTGCTTCTAAACCATGTAGCATTATCCTCTTCAAATAAAAGCCCTTTTTCATTTAAATAATCTATAGTCTTTTCTAATTCCCCGCCCTCTCTTATCTTGAGTTCAGAAGCATAATTGTCCATATATGTGCGAAATCTCTCTAATAGCTTTCTTTGCTGTTCTAATATTATATCTTTCGGCACGCCTTCCATTTTAGCAATATCTTTAATATAAGCACCATGATATCCATCTTCAGGAATCTCTCTTCCTTCTTTTACAGCATTAACACTCTCATTAAGCTTTGTTATCTGCTCTCCCGCATCATTAACATAAAACTCTTGATACACATCATGACCAACATATTTAAGTATATTTGATAAAGCACTTCCAATAGCAGCCCATCTTCCATGACCAATATGAAGAGGGCCTGTGGGGTTAGCACTTACGTACTCAACTAATATTTTTTTCTTATCTTCTGCAGAGTTCTTGCCGTAATC
It encodes the following:
- a CDS encoding arginine--tRNA ligase, with protein sequence MLKRIVSDIIKEALCNYLKDTNIENIDSYIDIGYTVDEKFGDYASPVAMRLAKLLKKNPFDIANDIAKLIDKKYFDNVEVARPGFINLTLSKDYINECVNKLLEDDDYGKNSAEDKKKILVEYVSANPTGPLHIGHGRWAAIGSALSNILKYVGHDVYQEFYVNDAGEQITKLNESVNAVKEGREIPEDGYHGAYIKDIAKMEGVPKDIILEQQRKLLERFRTYMDNYASELKIREGGELEKTIDYLNEKGLLFEEDNATWFRSTKYGDDKDRVVKKSNGSYTYFAPDITYHKNKIDRGYKYLIDILGADHHGYVPRITAAVRAVSDDTADLKVILGQLVRLYRGNELVRMSKRTGDMISLEEVIDEIGVDPTRYFLLMRSYSSSLDFDLELAKKKDNDNPVYYVQYAYARVCNIFFKLEEKNMKYDYNKKFDINKISNESTLKLAKMILRFPDEIYESAKSLEVYTLLNYTYDVASALHKFYYDNIVLEENDDIRQERLTLIRAVKKILGICFDIIGITKIERMYDNN
- a CDS encoding AAA family ATPase; translation: MKNTDISKKIENIIKLLSNGLYERENIVALTLLSAIAGKPIFLYGPPGTAKSFIAKRISYAFKDSKYFGYLMQRFSTPEDIFGPISLEELKNDRYIRKIEGYLPDADFAFLDEIWKSSPAILNTLLTIINERIFKNGVNEIKVPLKALISASNETPPEGQGLEALYDRFIMRLNIKNIKNKDNFEKILQNTELSSFVDIDDNLKISTDEWMQIRKNANNIKLSKTVIDIIHYIKLSIDKFNEENINIYVSDRRWQHIAYLLKLSAYLSGKEEVDIYDCFIIYNCLWSVEEHIEAVKKITENAIKRYYNFNDLIDEWKNNFENIKTNIDNECFYLEKVYDTENIDDRHYIAKSFDIVMDEYNNKAETIIYIPIKQLQKNGYFYPLDISRNQTKKFRCNFLGSDKCVVEINSAVKTNGLLSNRLSKNYEALFEFEAEYHIKRLNPKKIEKEKKEKYINILNDLLLEIDNIISKIKNNFEISRNIFMSDEEFNFFRDIFDDYIDNLESEKLNAEKLKSEIENHETIY
- a CDS encoding VWA domain-containing protein — encoded protein: MKQSINNNSYKEEIKKTEKMARGVFYSSFNKDERIEKELETKIEKWKKDLNDYISSNNPYIENKRELEIAKKELEKKDISKKDIINNLNMFNSLDVDTKFWLDKLENNNLNAIKKNIISNWNEVYNKKNNEWTINTIKEKRYKFINDIESWIKLLKRLRYMSNILRIKTAVLWDFRVGELKEEDISLLERWVKFIDNIDKNNYIDKIADSIGKKIDIEKITKNIELKNNYSYTNKKIDSKDEISGIYFSKDIENIIPEELSLLCNEEAEKLFKLKYIENRIMCFDKSYYAFDELDKNKTASGYKDGKGDMIICIDTSGSMKGVNEYIAKSIMFKILMRAVAENRNAYLINFSTEIYTYKFNKNSGVDELIKFLKLSYYGGSDIYKALYEANRIMKNYNNNDVLVISDFIMEDMPQYLVDICLKQRKEGNNFFAVSIGKFPFGYSYKKVFNRHWIFDIGNGIKEIY